The sequence cgagTTCTAGATGCCCGACCTATTTTCGTACGGGTGGAACCACTTGCAGTGGGTTCAATCTAAGCTATCCATTTACCCAAACACACAAAAAGCTTATTATCAGTCCAGCTATTCAGGAGGAACATAGAAGATTATATAGGTAAAGATATAGTGTATAGAGATATTATACCTaatgttataattgtaaaatatctaagtgttaattcaaaataatttaacaataatgcTTATCACTAAATAATagtaacatcctgggacattattcacacacggccatctgatcccaaattaagcagagcttgtgctatggaaaccagacaactgatatactacaaaagCTActgttcttttataaatatatgcttaTACATAtcattacactcagactcaggatagacatgtttatgcacacaaatgtctgttctgggtgggaattgaacccacaaacttaagcatgaaaggcaagtatctaccgaccacgccaaccggctcgtcattaaatatataatttacctgAATGCGATGGTTATATCGATCAGCGATGATGTACTGGCCGATTCGATTTACGGCGACGCCTGCAAGACAGTCGAATTCACCCTCTCCGCTGCCGTATTGACCGAATTCTTTCACGAATATTCCGTTAGAATCGAACACCTggataaataaatcatattatgtaatagatatttttttttttagttacgtAATCAACGTACAAAATAACgtacaaaattatactttacTGTATATTTGGCTTAGCTTGATCTGACAGGCACACTGAatcgtaattattaatattatacacatagtagcattttagttcctaaggttggtgttATATTGGAGAATTAAGGGATAGTCAATACTAAATATAGTGCCAATAgtttatgggcggtgatgaccactaaCATAAGgtggcaataaaaaaaacataatttattcgctgaattcaattattattttcaatcaaaaagtaagtattttaatagtaaattttagCAATGTTGCATCCAATCATATGCTTATTGCTTCGCTAGAGTATAAAACGTTTGGCAAATGCAAATTTGAATTTATGATAATGTTACGAATTCCACTATTTTGCCAACACGCGTTTACAGCAGAGTAGTCTATTTCCGTAATTTTATAGCAAGGTAAATATTTTAGCAGACTTCATTCCTGAAAGCCGTTTCAATTATGCGAATAATTATAGAATCGAACGTTCTTGTATAAAATTATGGAAGCGATTAGATACtactataatacttttcttattGTGTTTTACCTGTACTCTGTGGTTGGATGAATCAGCCACGACCATAATGTTGTCGGGACCAACAGCGATGCCACGAGGCCAAGTAAAACAACCGGGTTCGCTCCCCCGGCTCCCCACACTGAATTGTAAACGGCGTTTCTGCAGATACTGGCTCCTAGGGGAGGAACCTGCTGCTGCGAAACCTGTGACAAATAGTCAAGTTAAAATAAAGTTCAAATCGGTCTGGCGAACCAAGAATCAGAAGCCGCAAACCTATATACACGCCACTCGTTATTCTAACCTGCTACCGCTGCTGTAGCCGCCGTAGGGGAGATGGGGGAGCCTGCCGCGTTTTTTGAATCGTCATCAGAACTGGCAAGCTCATTAGCTGAGCGTAAGGGCAACCCGAGAGACAAGCGACGGGATGCGCTTGAAGATGTACTTCCCGAATCGCGATCTTTACCCCGCGAACCATACTTGTTTTTCAAGTATCTCGCCCAGGAACTTAAGGCCGCTCCGTCCTTTTCGCCAGTTACCGGACGTTCAGGAGAGCTTTCTCTCGATTTGAGCGCATGGGAAGATCGGCTTCGAGACAGCTCCGAACCACCGGTACCGGAGCCGTATCGAGCCGCAAGATAAGCTGAAGGGGACGCGGTTGTAGGGGAAACGGGATCGTCTTGGTCATCGTCGTCACCCGCACCGAAACCTGTGTGACTGCTCTTGCTTCTTGCAAGGCGATTACGCCGTTCTTTTAAAGCAAGATATCTTGACCGAGCAGTAGGATATTTTGAATCGTCATCCAAAGAGGATGTCATTTCGTCATCCTTTGGTTTGCTACCGTAGCGACTGTAAGATGAACCACTGGCACCATATCGAGGAGCTGGCTCCTCTTCTGTTTGGGAGGTTTGTCTAGTACGGTAACGTGACTGAGTCGgtgtatctttatttttattatcgtttGCGTCATTTCGAGCATTATTGCTTCTTGCTAGGAGCGGCCCTATATCACTACGAGCCATCGCCTGACTCTCGGGCTTCCTTTGTGGAGCAGGCTCCTCTTCACTCTCCTCTGATGAATCAGTTTCCTCTTCGGAGCTCGTGTCGGAGTCTTCATGGGCCGGCTCGGCGGGCGCCGGGGCAGGTGTTGGTCGTTGGGAACCAATGAAACGACTTTGCACCCGTTGTGCGCCGCCAGTTGTTCCATTTGTTGTCACCGGTGTTGGTCTCTCATTGCCTGCGGACAAAAAACGTGTGGTCGGTTTTGGTGGCAGCCCATCAGTGCTATATTTTGCTTTCAATTCTGCGATCGATAGTATCGCACCTGTGTGTTTTACCGCCGAGCCGGAACTTTCTGTAGATGCACTAGATTCAGTGCTAGGCGCACGTGCTGCAGGACGGTGTACAGAAGATGTATCGGACGCTGATGGCCTTCTTACAGCCGAGGGTTTTGGTGCTGGAGCTGTATTCTTGCGCTGATTTCTTTGCAGAGATCCAACAGATTCATCGGACTCACCATCACTGGATGCCTGAGAAATATACTGAAATTCGGTATTGACACCAAAAACGTAGTCTAGTCTGATTATTTTGTcgttttgtttgtgtttatgtGTATATGAATTATCATGGAGTGTTTTAATGGAATGCCCTAGTTAGTTGACGCGTTTTCCGTGTTAGTATCGATGATTAAATTTCTACTTGTAATTTCTTGTTTTAATCACTCCCTTTCATCTTCCCAACTCACCTCACGGGCTGGAGTTGGTGGTTTACGACTAATTGAGCTCCTTTCTTCTTCAACAGGTCTTTGAGGAGTGCGATCAGGTTCTTGTGATGAAGCTGCTCCCTTGTTTTGTCTTTTAAGGCGTGATATTTCATCATCTTCACTCTGCTGTCTAGCTGGTGGAGGTGGACGGCTTCGTGGTTGTGGTGTAGGTTGTACTGGCTTTGGTGGTGGTGGAAgttcctttttttctttttttttaccgCTATCTACATCTAGTATTCTTTGCATTACACGAGGACAATCACTCAATCTAAATATACCACTGAGTGGACCACGAGTTGCATCTTCGGTATCAGCGACCTTttccttttctttttctttttgttcGGCTTTCACTGCGCGAGTTGACGTTTCAGTATCGGAATCATTATCTGTTTGATGACTTCTTACGAAACGAGAACGAAATCTTCGTGATGGTCGGTGCTCGGATTCATAACCGCTGTAATCGTCTGTGACTCCATAGTCTCTTGTGTGTTTTTCTGGTGGAGGTGGACGACGTTCACCAAACTTACGTCCTCCTAAAATTGGTTCATCGTTTTCTGTGTAGCCTTTAGCTTCTTCTTGTTGGCGAAATTGTGATGCTAAGCGATGATCACTCTTTGATCTAGTCAAACCTTGACTTTGTTGTAATCCACTAGAGTACGCATTTGGATGTGTGATGTTAAGTTCTCCGTAACTAGCAACATGCATTACAAGTTGATTTGGATCATGTGTCATTACAAATCGTATTCTGCGATTATAATCACCAGCTTCATAATCAAAGTTTCTCAGAAACTCTActgtttttaagaatatttcttTGGTATCAACTAATTCCGTGTCTTCCCATTCAACATCGTCGTTCATATATTTATCAGCGAGATCACAATTGCTTTGAATATTGCTTAATTCTAACTCTAAATTATCTTTAAGATGTGTCAAGTTCCTAAGTTCAGTAGCTAAATAACGATCAACTTCATTTCGTAAGAAATCAGTTCGGTCTTTTAGAGCTTTTGCAAGTCTCTTGTGAATTTCATCTACTTCCCCAGCAACGGCACCACAGTTTGTTTGCAAATTTGCTGTGTTTCTTTCTACTACAGCTAAAATATCTTGAAGCCTATTTACACCTCGACGTATTTGATTATTGATTCTTGCAATTTCTCTGCGAAGGACTTCCATATGTGCGGATTTGCAATCTTCGCAGACTTTTTTGTCGCAATGAGCGCAGGGTGCGCAGTATGCTTTTTCTGAGCAAACATTACACCTTTCCATAACTTGCCCAGCCGTGGGATCTGGAAGTTCCCCGGCGATTTGGGCGTGCAGCTCCAAAAATCTCTGCAAGGTGACATTTGTGGGGAATCCTTGTACCCCTTGATAAGGGATACGATGCTCTGCACGACATTCCGGACATTTAacctgtaaaataataaacacttaTCATAAGCGGCTGAGAAAATCTTTCCTAATTTTTAACCTTGCATgtttatttcgttaaaaaatcTGTTAACTAAATTCAAATGAAATGGTTGCAGTTTTTGGTACCTGTCGCCGGACATAGTCAACAAGGCCGTCCATACATGGTTCCATACAGAAACTGTGCTGACATGGTAGCAGCTTTGGGTTTCTGTACCGGTCCAAGCAAACGCAGCACGTCAGCAGTGATTCAAACTGCTCCATTTTTCCTTAACCCCTCACTATATATCTGTAATAGATACAACAAATCTATTAATTAAacgatagtttttttaataaggggccgtttaaaataataagggGTTTGTTATAGTACGAATTTCATTTCTTTATGatcaaaaaagccgagatggccctgtggtaagaacgcgtgaatcttaaccgatgatcgtgggttcaaacccgggcaagcaccactgaattttcatgtgcttaatttgtgattataattcatctcgtgctttacagtgaaggaaaacatcgtaaggaaacctgcatgtgtctaatttcactgaagttctgccacatgtgaattctaccaacccgcattggagcagcgtggtggaataagctccaaaccttctactcaaaaagaggagaggaggcctttagcccagcagtgggacattcacaggctgttacggttacggtatgatcatgttttatctatttttcGTAGGAGTATCTAAATGAATAATCAACAAACATTTGCCACGTTATTTTAGCTCTTTAGTccaaatttataactttaaactaaattaaacttCCTATTTTTCCAATTCCATGCTTCAATTATAAAAcgcatatttacattatatattccaTCACAAGTTTTACACAAACGGTGAAATACCAAGTCTTATTTTGGCGTTTGCGCGATATTCGAAGATCCGGtaccatttaaaaatagaaaacgtCTGGCGTTTCACACGGCTCCCATTTACATGTTAGTTGCAATACTCGCTTCAATTTGTGTGGGCAGTTCTTTTGATAACACTACGtattaagtgaaatattttctgtatttttacGCATAGTTGTTGATTTATAAGCCGAGCGTGTTTTGATTCAAacgtaatatgtaaatttagatTCTTCGTCAATGAAAGTTTGTGCTGATTTAATATAGTCGCATTTCtggcaaatatattatttgttatctgATTTATGATGATAACATTCatcattttacatatttatgtttaaagtaaaataaagtgaagtgattgatttaaattataatttacaacattttCCTTAAATATTGGTATGATTGTTGGAATCTGTCCATCTTATTCCAAGTTATGCCTTTGTTCTGTTTGAAATTTGGActttggagtaatagtgcaaaaactttcattataaatataacacctcatattgcctctactggtaaCAGGATGGCTGGTTTattttcgcccagaggatcaaaattgcgattcaaagcgAAAATGTTGCTAGCATTTTTATAGATTCATATTTTAAgatgattttaaatatgttatatatttaaataataatataataatgcataAAATTACGTATCCAAtggtaacaaaaatatatccatTAATTTTTGGTATatgtaatactttattaaaataggttctcatataaatattaaaaatgaagtcATTTTACTCTAGCAAACGAAAGCTATTGTTCAATATTGTAAAAAAGTCACACATTTCCGTCAATATTCTTGAAGCATGAAAACCTATAAAATAATGACCTCACCGAGATACGTCATTTGGCTCAAATGTTAATGAGTCACTACTTACGTAAATGAAAGGAAAATAAGGCGTACGAATGCTATGAAAAGAAAAATCACATGTGGGCTAATTGTATTACAGTGTCTAAATGAagatactatttaaaaataaatagttgaacGATTGCTTGATTCTAACTGAAGACAATATACGTCACAGGGACACGAAACAGAAGGCTGCAAGAACAAAGTCGaagctcaccgcagaaaacggttgtaaaatgtcagaaagtgatatgcgacattgaccataataattataaaattacaagaatcaaaaaaatatatcataataagtcggttgtcaacaatGAACGGGTaagtaatgaaatgagttcttacagaatagcactgcagatTTCTAATCGATTGTACCACAGTAACAGTCAGCTCACTTTCATAAAAGTGTGTAGGGGGTAGTACAATTAAAATACTCATTTCTCGACAACCACAAAGACATTGTTaggaagatatatattttttatagaatagcggacggataggcggacgagcctgatggtaaatggtcaccaatgcccatagccattggtattgtaagaaatgttaactatcgcttctattgccaatcttgggaactaagatgttatgtcccttgtgcctgtaattacatgcaTGCAATGGAATTGATCAGAATGAAAACGTGGTACGACAATTGCCACGTGTATGCCTTGATTATTCTAATAATgacctttataaaaataaaatcgttaacgggttttatgtattaaagaaaaaatcaatCATTATTTCTCGTTAGACAGCagctattgttatatattaggtccttacatatgaaattagtgttttgtcgtactgaacattttgatctaaaatatcacctctttggttaagaattccaaattcaaatttataaattcatttagctggtacgtttgagttttgaaaacagtcgtgcatttattttttctcattatttttttatttggcgtCGCTTATAACCGCACAATGGagaacatgaaatatcggtatatttacgagtacgagatcaaccgtggcaccagtgctgcagaaacagctcgaagaattaatgatgtgtacggcgctggtgccgcaaaagaaagcatggtatgtttttggtttcaacgtttttgttctggaaatttcgaccttcagaatcaacaccgtggacggccggagattaaagtggaaaatgaagaattaaaggctattgtggaagcgaatccatcacaaagcacctggtaagtgataaaattgtattaatccactttaAGCAAATCGGGTAAGTACGAtgatcggaagcgctcgtcgcaatggctgaaccctgcagacccagccaaatcctgccgtaaacgaaaattgactcagaaaaagttacttgtgagtgtttgtggtggactagcaccggtgtcgttcactacagttttcttaaatctggccaaacgattacggcagatatctattatcAGCAACCACAAAcaatgaaggaagaactagctgctaaacaaccgagattggtcaatagCTCTAGGATACtactgcttcacgacaacgcaagaccacacactgcacaacaaacaaccactaagttagatgagctacaattggaacgtctgcgacatccaccgtactttccggaccttgctccaacagattactattttttccggaatttggacagcttcttacaagaaaaaaaattcaactccgatgcggcagtccaaaccgccttcaaagagtttgttgattctcgcccccatgtttttttttttttagtaaagtgatcaatgaactacctatgagatggcaaaagtgcatagataacaacggtgctgcatactttgattaattaaatatattttccaaaaaaaaattgactttatattcctcccgtacaaaacgccaatttcatatgtaagggccATATATTATTGTGTGAATcgataagatttgatttttaaatataaaaaaattatagtaagcAGTGCCTATTAGCAGTAAGAATTAACAGTAATTTCTACTGGGACCTGTACTGTCTACTGATATAAAGCATCTGATGATTTATTTTCCACAACCCGGAGCTGAACTAGCGTGGCAGTAAGAATTCTAAATATACTCCTTAAGAAGTGAACTTTTGCCCAGCTTAGTAAGGATAGCGATcctttaatatgaataaagttccaaaaaaaaatgtttaaaaatattgtccaTCTTCACATACATGTATTAACAAGAAACATGCTTTGTTATAAGGATTTTGtccacaatatatttttttatatactgtaGTCATAGTAATAGTGTGAAACCTACGTCTCATTGTGAAATACTAGCTACCTGTTCTGGCTTCGTACTGGTAGAATGAGGTTTAATGGTGAAGATTAAATGAAAATCCCTTCAGTGGTTTGTGAGCTTATCGCgctcagacagacagacgcggaaGTTTCCccgactttttttataatgtgtagCCATGCAAAACTTacgagatattttttaataaaaactatcaaATCTCCAGGTCCAGTATTTGACGTTATTTACGTCATATTGCGGAAATATACTGGACCCTCGGTATTTGATTTATACTCGATCTTGACcgattttataattagattactACGGATTGGCTACGTATCTCCTGTTTATTATCTGAACACACGCGTCAGGGTTATTTTGAACGAGGTTGGCAGAATTTTTAATAGCTTTCTTCGTATTTGGCCAACTGTAACGcaagacgttttttttttaactacgtATATAACTTAGGCAGAAAATAGGACAGGACTTTGGCTTAAactaatttctataaaataaaaaagtcaaacgaattaagaaaattgaaaacaatctaattaaaatgtaaatgttaaattacCTTTTTGTTTTAGACACCTATTAgctaaataataacttaataacatTATCTGccatagataattaattattactccCTTCAAAAACACGttcaaaaattaaatgacatacaactttaaaaatggaatcgacaatatttaatttaaaaaaaacaaaagaacgcaacattatatacaagaaaatgTAATCAAATGAAAACGccaatacagataaaaaataacccGTCACGGACACACgtgaatttgaataaaacaaattcaaatttgtAATAGTGTCTTAGTGTGTATTATTCATGAtatgttattactttttacattaTTCAACAGTGAAAAAATATTCTACGCTGAATTCAGACCGCGtctgaaaattttatacaaaatacctGTGATATTAACGTAAGGCGTTCAGACAAATTTGTTTTCTTCAAGGATCACACATGTCTACATTATACAGTTAATTctatcacaaaaaaataaaaaaatttttcgaTGTTCGTAACATAACGAATACGTCGAATAAAATTATCTCTTACACAAAATGATAAAGTTTATTGCGtgacgttttaaaatatatcgagtcgaaataactttgttattaagataatataataaggtataaTTTGAGACGACGTAGTAGTTCTAACACGTAAGTTTACCTGATTATAAAAACCTACGCAAGTTACACtgattttttgtgtttataattcatctcgtactcgggcATAAAGGAAAACTCATGAGAAGAGATCACGTGGCGTGGTGGAGTCAGATCTCAaccttcaaattaaaattaaaggaaGCGTTTAAACCAGCGGTTTGGCATTTACTTTAAAGCGGGGATTTAtgcctatttataattttattagggAATTTATAAGTAACTGGtttgatgaatattttttgCGGTACGGATACTTCTAATAGGTTTTAGAGGAGGTGGAGTAATGCCTtagcaagtttttttaaaacattgaatgtaatataaaaataacgtttagAAGAGTTTTGACTGAATTTGactcaaaatacaataataaaaaaagtaaaaaatacatcATTCAAAATCGAAATAGTTTTAGTCGagtagacttttacaagtacttatgaatcttCAAGCGTtaccataatattatatcatttagcGTTCAAGAGACCgccaaaattaattatttttatatattatatacagtaaagtttacataaataaaaataattctatatatatactattaactaaaattaaaagttaatgacGCTTGTACATACGTACATGCGTTTTCCGCGTGAGCAAATCTTAACGCTTTGGCTGTGTTCCTTGTGTCGTTGACTCACTCAATcttcttataaaaaaacaaccaaaG comes from Nymphalis io chromosome 15, ilAglIoxx1.1, whole genome shotgun sequence and encodes:
- the LOC126773769 gene encoding RING finger protein nhl-1 isoform X1, which codes for MEQFESLLTCCVCLDRYRNPKLLPCQHSFCMEPCMDGLVDYVRRQVKCPECRAEHRIPYQGVQGFPTNVTLQRFLELHAQIAGELPDPTAGQVMERCNVCSEKAYCAPCAHCDKKVCEDCKSAHMEVLRREIARINNQIRRGVNRLQDILAVVERNTANLQTNCGAVAGEVDEIHKRLAKALKDRTDFLRNEVDRYLATELRNLTHLKDNLELELSNIQSNCDLADKYMNDDVEWEDTELVDTKEIFLKTVEFLRNFDYEAGDYNRRIRFVMTHDPNQLVMHVASYGELNITHPNAYSSGLQQSQGLTRSKSDHRLASQFRQQEEAKGYTENDEPILGGRKFGERRPPPPEKHTRDYGVTDDYSGYESEHRPSRRFRSRFVRSHQTDNDSDTETSTRAVKAEQKEKEKEKVADTEDATRGPLSGIFRLSDCPRVMQRILDVDSGKKKEKKELPPPPKPVQPTPQPRSRPPPPARQQSEDDEISRLKRQNKGAASSQEPDRTPQRPVEEERSSISRKPPTPAREASSDGESDESVGSLQRNQRKNTAPAPKPSAVRRPSASDTSSVHRPAARAPSTESSASTESSGSAVKHTGAILSIAELKAKYSTDGLPPKPTTRFLSAGNERPTPVTTNGTTGGAQRVQSRFIGSQRPTPAPAPAEPAHEDSDTSSEEETDSSEESEEEPAPQRKPESQAMARSDIGPLLARSNNARNDANDNKNKDTPTQSRYRTRQTSQTEEEPAPRYGASGSSYSRYGSKPKDDEMTSSLDDDSKYPTARSRYLALKERRNRLARSKSSHTGFGAGDDDDQDDPVSPTTASPSAYLAARYGSGTGGSELSRSRSSHALKSRESSPERPVTGEKDGAALSSWARYLKNKYGSRGKDRDSGSTSSSASRRLSLGLPLRSANELASSDDDSKNAAGSPISPTAATAAVAGFAAAGSSPRSQYLQKRRLQFSVGSRGSEPGCFTWPRGIAVGPDNIMVVADSSNHRVQVFDSNGIFVKEFGQYGSGEGEFDCLAGVAVNRIGQYIIADRYNHRIQVFDPAGRFLRSFGSQGTGDGKFNYPWGITTDALGFIYVCDKENHRVQVFQSDGTFVGKFGSFGSKLGQLEHPHYIAVSSTNRVLVSDSNNHRIQVFDVNGRVLSSFGEEGSEDGQFKFPRGVAVDDQGYIVVADSGNNRIQIFHPDGTFLRAFGSWGSGDGEFKGLEGIAVMSGGNIIVCDRENHRVQVF
- the LOC126773769 gene encoding RING finger protein nhl-1 isoform X2 — its product is MEQFESLLTCCVCLDRYRNPKLLPCQHSFCMEPCMDGLVDYVRRQVKCPECRAEHRIPYQGVQGFPTNVTLQRFLELHAQIAGELPDPTAGQVMERCNVCSEKAYCAPCAHCDKKVCEDCKSAHMEVLRREIARINNQIRRGVNRLQDILAVVERNTANLQTNCGAVAGEVDEIHKRLAKALKDRTDFLRNEVDRYLATELRNLTHLKDNLELELSNIQSNCDLADKYMNDDVEWEDTELVDTKEIFLKTVEFLRNFDYEAGDYNRRIRFVMTHDPNQLVMHVASYGELNITHPNAYSSGLQQSQGLTRSKSDHRLASQFRQQEEAKGYTENDEPILGGRKFGERRPPPPEKHTRDYGVTDDYSGYESEHRPSRRFRSRFVRSHQTDNDSDTETSTRAVKAEQKEKEKEKVADTEDATRGPLSGIFRLSDCPRVMQRILDVDSGKKKEKKELPPPPKPVQPTPQPRSRPPPPARQQSEDDEISRLKRQNKGAASSQEPDRTPQRPVEEERSSISRKPPTPAREASSDGESDESVGSLQRNQRKNTAPAPKPSAVRRPSASDTSSVHRPAARAPSTESSASTESSGSAVKHTGNERPTPVTTNGTTGGAQRVQSRFIGSQRPTPAPAPAEPAHEDSDTSSEEETDSSEESEEEPAPQRKPESQAMARSDIGPLLARSNNARNDANDNKNKDTPTQSRYRTRQTSQTEEEPAPRYGASGSSYSRYGSKPKDDEMTSSLDDDSKYPTARSRYLALKERRNRLARSKSSHTGFGAGDDDDQDDPVSPTTASPSAYLAARYGSGTGGSELSRSRSSHALKSRESSPERPVTGEKDGAALSSWARYLKNKYGSRGKDRDSGSTSSSASRRLSLGLPLRSANELASSDDDSKNAAGSPISPTAATAAVAGFAAAGSSPRSQYLQKRRLQFSVGSRGSEPGCFTWPRGIAVGPDNIMVVADSSNHRVQVFDSNGIFVKEFGQYGSGEGEFDCLAGVAVNRIGQYIIADRYNHRIQVFDPAGRFLRSFGSQGTGDGKFNYPWGITTDALGFIYVCDKENHRVQVFQSDGTFVGKFGSFGSKLGQLEHPHYIAVSSTNRVLVSDSNNHRIQVFDVNGRVLSSFGEEGSEDGQFKFPRGVAVDDQGYIVVADSGNNRIQIFHPDGTFLRAFGSWGSGDGEFKGLEGIAVMSGGNIIVCDRENHRVQVF